In Prosthecomicrobium sp. N25, one DNA window encodes the following:
- a CDS encoding amidase, translating into MSAEFPTIAEAAALIAARKMSPVELTELCLARVDAHEATVHAFVTVTAERARAEAKAAEAEIMTSGPKGPLHGIPIGLKDIIDTAGLLTTCQSAHNADNIPEADATCAANLAAAGTVLVGKLTTHEFADGGPSFDLPWPPSRNPWNPAHFTAGSSSGTGAAVAAGMVLGGLGTDTGGSIRGPAALCGIVGIKPTYGLVSRAGVAPAAWSLDHIGPMCWTVEDCAIMLQALAGHDPKDPASAKRPVPDYRAEIPKGGKGLKIGLLRRWHEDDNKVAPAVQAGIDKAVKAYEAIGAEVVEIKLSALQDYAAAGFFISTVERAAAYETMMIDAPEKFGARYRDRLILGSFVTGMDYVQAVRRRGELYAELTAAMAGVDVVLTAGNPNEAAEIDKVPRWDNLEKPNFTMPFNLTGLPAICVPSGFGPKGLPVSIQLAARPFQEAVLFRAAHAFEQATGWGAVRPAMVAPTAAAAQ; encoded by the coding sequence ATGAGCGCCGAATTCCCGACCATCGCCGAGGCCGCCGCCCTCATCGCCGCCAGGAAGATGTCGCCGGTCGAGCTGACCGAGCTCTGCCTCGCCCGCGTCGACGCCCACGAGGCCACCGTCCACGCCTTCGTCACCGTGACGGCCGAGCGCGCCCGCGCCGAGGCCAAGGCGGCCGAGGCCGAGATCATGACCTCCGGTCCGAAGGGCCCGCTGCACGGCATCCCGATCGGCCTCAAGGACATCATCGACACGGCCGGCCTGCTGACCACTTGCCAGTCCGCCCACAACGCGGACAACATTCCGGAGGCCGACGCGACCTGCGCGGCCAACCTGGCGGCAGCCGGCACGGTGCTGGTCGGCAAGCTGACCACCCACGAATTCGCCGACGGCGGCCCGTCCTTCGACCTGCCCTGGCCGCCCTCGCGCAACCCCTGGAACCCGGCCCACTTCACGGCCGGCTCGTCGAGCGGCACGGGCGCGGCGGTCGCGGCCGGCATGGTGCTGGGCGGCCTCGGCACCGATACGGGCGGCTCGATCCGCGGGCCCGCGGCGCTCTGCGGCATCGTCGGCATCAAGCCCACCTACGGGCTCGTCAGCCGCGCCGGCGTGGCCCCGGCCGCCTGGTCGCTCGACCACATCGGCCCCATGTGCTGGACCGTCGAGGACTGCGCCATCATGCTGCAGGCGCTGGCCGGCCACGACCCGAAGGACCCGGCGAGCGCGAAGCGCCCCGTTCCCGACTACCGCGCCGAGATCCCGAAGGGCGGCAAGGGCCTGAAGATCGGCCTCCTGCGCCGCTGGCACGAGGACGACAACAAGGTCGCCCCCGCCGTGCAGGCGGGCATCGACAAGGCCGTGAAGGCCTACGAGGCGATAGGCGCCGAGGTGGTCGAGATCAAGCTCTCCGCCCTCCAGGACTACGCCGCCGCCGGCTTCTTCATCTCCACCGTGGAGCGGGCCGCGGCCTACGAGACGATGATGATCGACGCGCCGGAGAAGTTCGGCGCCCGCTATCGCGACCGCCTGATCCTCGGCTCCTTCGTGACCGGCATGGACTACGTCCAGGCGGTGCGCCGCCGCGGCGAGCTCTACGCGGAACTCACCGCCGCGATGGCCGGCGTCGACGTGGTGCTGACGGCCGGCAATCCCAACGAGGCCGCCGAGATCGACAAGGTGCCGCGCTGGGACAACCTGGAGAAGCCCAACTTCACCATGCCGTTCAACCTGACCGGCCTGCCGGCGATCTGCGTGCCCTCCGGCTTCGGCCCGAAGGGCCTGCCGGTCTCCATCCAGCTCGCCGCGCGGCCCTTCCAGGAGGCCGTCCTTTTCCGCGCCGCCCACGCCTTCGAGCAGGCGACCGGATGGGGCGCCGTGCGCCCGGCCATGGTGGCCCCGACCGCCGCCGCCGCCCAGTGA
- a CDS encoding ABC transporter substrate-binding protein — protein sequence MRPVIRFAASLAAAMLASAGAAEAQKSHLRIAMTAADVPTTTGMPNNGAEGMRFAGYPVFEPLVDWDLFNAVDKRAGFRPALATQWAVEPENPTRWVFKLREGVKFHDGTDFNADVVLWNLSRLYDDKSPQFEAAASGIARSRAPQLVKWEKTDDFTVVLTTTRPLSFFPMLMAWIPFVSPTAWEKAGRNWNEFAKAPVGTGPFRITKVNPRVSIEMEKFPGHWNPQRIAKSDKVTLFPMPEANTRLAALRSGQVDWIEVPPPDAIPSLKQAGYKVTTKIYPHIWPWVFSFQDDSPFKDKRVRYAANYAVDREGLVKLLNGTALPATGFVTDTDAQYGKPKVKFGYDPEKAKALLKEAGYDEKNPAKIKVMISTSGSGQMMPIPMNELIQQNLEAVGFKVEYDVVEWGTMLLGFRQPPDSAINKGRHAMNISLSWTDPSVWFRFFHSEAATPTSSNWAHWKNAEFDAILDKVATTYDPVEQEMLLAKAHEILVEESPWLWIVHDLNPRAFSAKVQGYVPQQSWMQDFTQVVVK from the coding sequence ATGAGACCCGTGATCCGGTTCGCTGCTTCTCTCGCCGCCGCGATGCTCGCCTCCGCGGGCGCCGCCGAGGCTCAGAAGTCGCACCTGCGCATCGCCATGACGGCCGCCGACGTGCCCACCACCACGGGCATGCCCAACAACGGCGCGGAGGGCATGCGCTTCGCGGGCTATCCCGTCTTCGAACCCCTCGTCGACTGGGACCTCTTCAACGCCGTCGACAAGCGGGCCGGCTTCCGGCCGGCGCTCGCCACCCAATGGGCGGTCGAGCCCGAGAACCCCACGCGCTGGGTGTTCAAGCTCCGGGAGGGGGTCAAGTTCCACGACGGCACGGACTTCAACGCCGACGTCGTGCTGTGGAATCTCTCGCGGCTCTACGACGACAAGTCGCCCCAGTTCGAGGCGGCCGCCTCCGGCATCGCCCGTTCGCGCGCCCCCCAGCTCGTGAAGTGGGAAAAGACGGACGACTTCACGGTCGTCCTGACCACCACCCGCCCGCTCAGCTTCTTCCCCATGCTGATGGCCTGGATCCCCTTCGTCAGCCCGACCGCCTGGGAGAAGGCGGGGCGGAACTGGAACGAGTTCGCCAAGGCGCCCGTCGGCACCGGCCCGTTCCGGATCACCAAGGTGAACCCGCGCGTCTCCATCGAGATGGAGAAGTTCCCCGGCCACTGGAACCCGCAGCGGATCGCCAAGTCCGACAAGGTGACCCTGTTCCCGATGCCCGAGGCGAACACCCGCCTCGCCGCGCTCCGCTCCGGCCAGGTCGACTGGATCGAGGTGCCCCCGCCGGACGCCATCCCGAGCCTGAAGCAGGCCGGCTACAAGGTCACCACCAAGATCTACCCGCACATCTGGCCCTGGGTCTTCTCCTTCCAGGACGACAGCCCCTTCAAGGACAAGCGCGTCCGCTACGCCGCCAACTACGCGGTCGACCGCGAGGGCCTCGTCAAGCTTCTCAACGGCACCGCGTTGCCGGCGACGGGCTTCGTCACCGACACCGACGCCCAGTACGGCAAGCCCAAGGTGAAGTTCGGCTACGACCCGGAGAAGGCGAAGGCCCTCCTCAAGGAAGCCGGCTACGACGAGAAGAATCCGGCGAAGATCAAGGTCATGATCTCCACCTCCGGATCCGGGCAGATGATGCCCATTCCCATGAACGAGCTGATCCAGCAGAACCTGGAGGCTGTCGGCTTCAAGGTCGAATACGACGTCGTCGAGTGGGGCACCATGCTGCTCGGCTTTCGCCAGCCCCCGGACAGCGCCATCAACAAGGGCCGGCACGCGATGAACATTTCGCTGAGCTGGACCGACCCGTCCGTCTGGTTCCGCTTCTTCCACTCGGAGGCGGCCACCCCGACCTCGTCGAACTGGGCCCATTGGAAGAACGCCGAGTTCGACGCGATCCTCGACAAGGTGGCGACTACCTACGACCCGGTCGAGCAGGAGATGCTTCTCGCCAAGGCCCACGAGATCCTGGTCGAGGAGAGCCCCTGGCTCTGGATCGTGCACGACCTCAACCCGCGCGCCTTCTCGGCGAAGGTGCAGGGCTACGTTCCCCAGCAGAGCTGGATGCAGGACTTCACGCAGGTGGTCGTGAAGTAG
- a CDS encoding amidase, translating to MTEFCFLTIAEASRLIAARKLSPVELTRAFLERIEALDPVLNAFILVTADKAMADARKAEGEIMAGGWKGPLHGIPIGLKDIYNTAGIATTGHSALFRHHVPVEDAVTTRLLAEAGTVLLGKLSTWEFAIGGTSMDLPWPPARNPWNPKHDPGGSSSGTGAAVAAGLAMGGMGTDTGGSIRFPAAWCGIAGLKPTYGRVSRRGILPLSFSLDHGGPMCWTSEDCALMMQVLSGFDPEDPGSADVPVPDFAAALSPSLKGLRVGVPRHFWETDSQADEDTKAALEAALDVMRGLGAEVVDVTLAPFTDYNDAAALISRSEAYAIHEQYLTRTPELYGEIARQRIMLGSFVRAADYVNALRQRGVLIRQLAEVMKTVDVLVTPTTPGPAPLLGEIGNVMSRSRSLFTRVFNLTGSPALSTPSGFSKDGLPLSMQIVGRPFQDDLVLRVGHAYETATAWRATRPALEAAPALAAE from the coding sequence ATGACCGAATTCTGCTTCCTCACCATCGCCGAGGCGTCCCGGCTGATCGCCGCGCGCAAGCTCTCGCCCGTCGAGCTGACCCGCGCCTTCCTTGAGCGGATCGAGGCGCTCGATCCCGTGCTCAACGCCTTCATCCTGGTCACCGCCGACAAGGCGATGGCGGACGCCCGCAAGGCGGAGGGCGAGATCATGGCCGGCGGCTGGAAGGGGCCGCTGCACGGCATCCCGATCGGCCTCAAGGACATCTACAACACGGCCGGGATCGCCACGACCGGGCACTCGGCGCTGTTCCGCCACCACGTGCCGGTCGAGGACGCGGTGACCACGCGGCTCCTCGCCGAAGCCGGCACGGTCCTGCTCGGCAAGCTGTCGACCTGGGAGTTCGCCATCGGCGGCACCTCGATGGACCTGCCCTGGCCGCCGGCCCGCAACCCCTGGAACCCCAAGCACGACCCGGGCGGCTCCTCGTCGGGCACGGGCGCGGCGGTCGCGGCCGGCCTCGCGATGGGCGGCATGGGCACCGACACGGGCGGGTCGATCCGGTTCCCGGCCGCGTGGTGCGGCATCGCCGGGCTGAAGCCGACCTACGGGCGGGTCAGCCGGCGCGGGATCCTGCCGCTCTCCTTCAGCCTCGACCACGGCGGCCCGATGTGCTGGACCTCCGAGGACTGCGCGCTGATGATGCAGGTGCTGTCCGGCTTCGACCCGGAGGACCCCGGCAGCGCCGACGTGCCGGTCCCGGATTTCGCCGCGGCGCTGTCGCCGAGCCTGAAGGGCTTGCGCGTCGGCGTGCCGCGGCACTTCTGGGAAACGGACTCGCAGGCCGACGAGGACACCAAGGCGGCCCTAGAGGCGGCCCTCGACGTGATGCGCGGCCTCGGCGCGGAGGTGGTCGACGTGACCCTCGCGCCCTTCACCGACTACAACGACGCGGCCGCCCTGATCTCCCGGTCGGAGGCCTACGCGATCCACGAGCAGTACCTGACGCGGACGCCGGAGCTCTACGGCGAGATCGCGCGCCAGCGGATCATGCTCGGGTCCTTCGTGCGCGCCGCCGACTACGTCAATGCCCTGCGGCAACGGGGCGTGCTGATCCGGCAGCTCGCCGAGGTGATGAAGACCGTCGACGTCCTCGTCACGCCGACCACCCCCGGGCCGGCGCCCCTGCTCGGGGAGATCGGCAACGTGATGAGCCGCAGCCGCTCGCTCTTCACCCGCGTCTTCAACCTGACCGGCTCGCCCGCCCTGTCGACCCCGTCCGGCTTCTCCAAGGACGGGCTGCCGCTGTCGATGCAGATCGTCGGCCGCCCGTTCCAGGACGACCTCGTGCTGCGCGTCGGCCACGCCTACGAGACCGCCACCGCGTGGCGCGCGACCCGTCCCGCGCTGGAGGCCGCACCGGCGCTCGCCGCGGAGTGA
- a CDS encoding DMT family transporter — MATARDDVRAGICWMIFSTACLATGNSIVRKIAVDLHPFQIGFLTNLIVLAVVWPALLRRPDPAHRTERRRLYTFTAIVGGISNLSWFYALANVPLAEATAITFAAPIIVTALAGVVFGEIVTGARWAAILAGFSGVMLIVRPGFAALDAGMVSVLVSTLCMSAMYMLSKQLTRVDSMARTAAMMTAIPVVVGLVPALLVWRMPNWNTIAWLLTMATAMYCGRLTMLIAFRKAPASTVMPFDFARLPFIAAIAYAAFGEVPDTFALLGSAMIVTASAFIAGEERRRSGQSLA; from the coding sequence ATGGCCACTGCGCGGGACGACGTCCGAGCCGGGATTTGCTGGATGATCTTCAGTACGGCGTGCCTGGCGACGGGCAATTCCATCGTCCGCAAGATCGCGGTCGACCTGCATCCGTTCCAGATCGGGTTCCTGACGAACCTGATCGTCCTGGCCGTCGTCTGGCCCGCGCTGCTGAGGCGACCGGACCCGGCCCATCGCACAGAGAGGCGGCGATTGTACACTTTTACGGCAATCGTCGGCGGCATCTCGAACCTCAGCTGGTTCTACGCCCTCGCCAACGTGCCCCTCGCGGAAGCGACAGCCATCACATTCGCGGCTCCCATCATCGTTACCGCGCTGGCCGGCGTCGTCTTCGGCGAGATCGTCACGGGCGCGCGCTGGGCGGCCATCCTCGCGGGCTTTTCGGGCGTGATGCTCATTGTCCGGCCGGGATTCGCCGCACTCGACGCCGGGATGGTGTCGGTGCTCGTCTCCACGCTTTGCATGTCGGCCATGTACATGCTGTCGAAGCAGCTGACCCGGGTCGACAGCATGGCGCGCACGGCGGCCATGATGACCGCGATCCCCGTGGTGGTCGGCCTGGTACCCGCCCTGCTGGTCTGGCGGATGCCCAACTGGAATACAATCGCCTGGCTTCTGACCATGGCGACCGCCATGTACTGCGGCCGGCTGACCATGCTGATCGCCTTCCGCAAGGCGCCGGCCTCGACCGTGATGCCCTTCGATTTCGCCCGGCTTCCCTTCATCGCCGCCATAGCCTACGCGGCCTTCGGCGAGGTGCCGGACACCTTCGCTCTGCTCGGCTCAGCGATGATCGTCACCGCCTCCGCCTTCATCGCCGGGGAGGAGCGGCGGCGCAGTGGACAATCGCTGGCATGA